In a genomic window of Chryseobacterium sp. G0162:
- the ccoG gene encoding cytochrome c oxidase accessory protein CcoG, producing the protein MSAESNNIKSLEIENEDFRNSVGTMDETGKRKWIFPRKPKGKYTNYRNYTSYALLTLFFGLPFMKINNNPFFLFNVIDRKFFIIGQPFYLQDFFILALGAVTSVIFVMLFTVVFGRIFCGWLCPQTLFMEMVFRKIEYWIEGDRNKQMKLDRQEWDAEKIRKRVTKWSVFILISMVISTFMFMYIVGYEQVFQIMIEGPAEHPLKFITMIFFTMTFYFVFAWLREQVCTLVCPYGRLQGVLIDKQTINVYYDFKRGEGRSKWRNNEDRKAAGKGDCIDCNQCVVVCPTGIDIRHGQQLECVNCTACIDACDEVMDKVGLPKGLIRYATESEIENREKFKFTSRMKATTVILALLIGFLGFLMYDRGSMEAKFIKPAGSTFFIKEGKITNTFIYTLLNKSNEKKILTIKVVSPEDAEITYFGSEKIILKGDQILKGNINISFPEDKIKFSKQNMVIGVFDEEGKLVDSFETTFEGPFKLAL; encoded by the coding sequence ATGAGCGCAGAGTCCAACAACATCAAATCCCTGGAAATTGAAAATGAAGATTTTAGAAATTCGGTAGGAACAATGGATGAAACCGGAAAAAGAAAATGGATCTTCCCCCGAAAACCAAAAGGAAAATATACCAATTACAGGAACTATACAAGCTATGCTTTACTTACCCTTTTCTTTGGATTGCCTTTTATGAAGATCAATAACAATCCTTTCTTCCTATTTAATGTTATTGATAGAAAGTTCTTTATTATTGGGCAGCCATTTTATCTTCAGGACTTTTTCATTCTTGCCCTGGGAGCGGTTACCTCTGTGATCTTCGTCATGTTATTTACTGTAGTTTTCGGAAGAATATTCTGTGGCTGGCTTTGTCCGCAAACCTTATTTATGGAAATGGTATTCCGTAAAATAGAATACTGGATTGAAGGAGACCGGAACAAACAAATGAAGCTCGACAGACAGGAATGGGATGCTGAAAAGATCAGAAAAAGAGTTACGAAATGGTCTGTATTTATTTTGATTTCAATGGTCATTTCTACTTTTATGTTCATGTATATCGTAGGTTACGAACAGGTCTTTCAGATTATGATTGAAGGGCCGGCAGAACATCCTTTAAAGTTTATCACAATGATTTTTTTCACGATGACTTTTTACTTTGTTTTTGCATGGCTTCGTGAGCAGGTATGTACTCTGGTTTGTCCTTACGGAAGACTTCAGGGAGTTTTAATTGATAAACAGACCATCAACGTATATTACGATTTTAAAAGAGGGGAAGGCCGTTCAAAATGGAGAAATAATGAAGATAGAAAAGCGGCTGGTAAAGGAGATTGTATAGATTGTAATCAATGCGTTGTAGTCTGTCCTACGGGAATTGACATTAGACACGGGCAGCAATTGGAATGTGTCAACTGTACGGCATGTATTGATGCCTGCGATGAAGTAATGGATAAAGTGGGCTTGCCTAAAGGATTGATCCGTTATGCTACTGAATCTGAAATTGAAAATCGTGAGAAATTCAAATTTACGTCAAGAATGAAGGCTACCACTGTTATTTTAGCCCTATTGATCGGATTTCTTGGCTTTTTAATGTATGATCGTGGATCTATGGAAGCAAAGTTTATTAAACCAGCGGGCTCTACGTTCTTTATCAAAGAGGGTAAAATCACCAATACTTTCATTTATACACTTCTGAATAAATCAAATGAGAAAAAGATTCTAACCATTAAAGTAGTCAGTCCTGAGGATGCTGAAATCACTTATTTCGGATCTGAAAAAATCATTTTGAAGGGTGACCAGATCTTAAAAGGAAATATCAACATATCCTTCCCTGAAGACAAAATCAAATTCTCTAAACAAAATATGGTCATTGGGGTTTTTGATGAAGAAGGAAAACTGGTAGATTCATTTGAAACTACTTTTGAGGGACCATTTAAGCTTGCGTTATAA
- a CDS encoding AraC family transcriptional regulator, producing the protein MNSISVLHIDLFQGKNPSDFYFNTMKNHLIVGHQHIEKPHRHDFYAAVLFTQGNGIHEIDFQRYEVSEGSLFFLSPGQIHSWELSEDIEGYIFFCSQEFYEMHYVNQKLRNFPFFGSVSFPRKLQLDAIELPKKIHLFKELEKEQQSNHLMKNGLILSLMSQIFINSTRLFSKDFDTLTSSAGLSYFKHYQDFESLIEQYFTEHKSIAYYASLLGISSKHLNRTVQAVVQKTATEVITERVVLEAKRMLMYLDENLVDIAFRLGYEEYSYFVRVFRKSSGMTPTQFMRKYKA; encoded by the coding sequence ATGAATTCAATTTCTGTTCTTCATATTGATCTTTTTCAGGGTAAGAATCCTTCTGATTTTTATTTTAATACGATGAAAAACCATTTGATTGTAGGGCATCAGCATATAGAAAAACCTCATAGACATGACTTTTATGCTGCTGTGCTTTTTACACAGGGAAATGGAATTCATGAAATAGATTTTCAGCGGTATGAGGTTTCAGAAGGAAGCCTTTTTTTTCTATCACCAGGACAAATTCACAGCTGGGAACTTTCGGAAGATATAGAAGGATATATTTTCTTTTGTTCTCAGGAATTTTATGAAATGCATTATGTGAATCAGAAACTGAGAAATTTTCCTTTCTTCGGATCAGTTTCTTTTCCTAGAAAATTGCAGTTGGATGCCATAGAACTGCCAAAGAAAATTCATTTATTTAAGGAACTGGAAAAAGAACAGCAGTCTAACCATCTGATGAAAAATGGACTTATCCTGTCATTAATGTCGCAGATTTTTATCAATTCAACCCGTTTGTTTTCAAAAGACTTTGATACGCTGACTTCTTCTGCCGGCCTTTCTTATTTTAAGCATTATCAGGATTTTGAAAGCCTTATAGAGCAGTATTTTACGGAACATAAATCCATTGCTTATTATGCGTCTTTACTAGGGATTTCATCAAAGCACCTGAATAGGACTGTACAGGCTGTCGTACAGAAAACAGCTACAGAAGTTATTACCGAAAGGGTAGTGCTTGAAGCCAAAAGAATGCTGATGTACCTCGATGAAAACCTTGTTGATATTGCTTTCAGACTCGGCTATGAAGAATATTCTTACTTTGTAAGAGTCTTCCGGAAAAGTTCCGGAATGACCCCTACTCAGTTTATGAGGAAATATAAGGCCTAA